A window of Thermosynechococcus sp. NK55a contains these coding sequences:
- a CDS encoding TrkA-related ion transporter, whose product MVIDLFWIQPGYPNFFVMLSDLPLRLCFVVELFLRFAIARKKQRFFRHYWLDLVAILPTPPQWTLFRLLPLLRLPRASILMNRNFHYIAPQISGLYSAQISALLIIVLIMLFGGLAFYIIEGTSNPNIKTLGDALWYSFFSLVSAEPIGAYPQTHAGRIVTLVVVLSGLTLFAVFTGVVSAFMVQRLQSVMSIKNLDLDELRNHIILCGWNRSAPLVLEELQTDPQTRYAPIVVIAELAQLPVNELRTADQNRLYFYSGDYTRIDVLEKVQIYHASRAILLADTSQPRSDQDRDARTVLAALTMEKLNPTIYTCAQLLDRNNNVQLQAAGVEDVVVADEMTGHLIGNAVRNQGAMDVFAELLTVQVGNQFYRLPLPSTLAGKTFWYAQRHLKEQDDALLIAVERRVEGRRQTYINPPMNYELQVGDYVVVIARQSPQWG is encoded by the coding sequence GTGGTTATTGATCTCTTCTGGATACAGCCCGGGTACCCTAATTTTTTTGTGATGCTGTCGGATTTACCCCTGCGGCTGTGCTTTGTTGTTGAGTTATTCCTACGATTTGCGATCGCCCGCAAAAAGCAACGATTTTTCCGCCACTACTGGCTTGATCTAGTTGCGATTCTCCCCACGCCGCCCCAGTGGACACTGTTTCGTTTGCTGCCACTGCTGCGTCTGCCCCGTGCCTCAATTCTGATGAACCGCAACTTCCACTACATTGCCCCCCAGATTTCTGGTCTCTACAGTGCCCAAATTTCAGCACTGTTAATCATTGTGTTGATCATGCTCTTTGGGGGGCTGGCTTTTTATATTATCGAAGGAACCTCAAACCCAAACATCAAGACCCTTGGGGATGCCCTGTGGTACAGCTTCTTTTCTTTAGTGTCTGCCGAACCCATTGGTGCCTATCCTCAAACCCATGCCGGGCGGATCGTTACCCTAGTCGTGGTTTTGTCGGGGCTGACCTTGTTTGCCGTGTTTACAGGGGTGGTGTCTGCCTTCATGGTGCAGCGGTTGCAGTCGGTCATGAGCATTAAGAACCTTGACTTGGATGAGTTGCGCAACCACATTATTCTTTGTGGCTGGAATCGCAGTGCCCCCCTTGTGCTGGAGGAGTTACAAACCGATCCCCAAACCCGCTATGCGCCGATTGTCGTTATTGCTGAACTGGCACAGCTGCCTGTGAATGAATTGCGGACAGCGGATCAAAATCGCCTCTACTTTTATTCGGGAGACTATACCCGCATTGACGTTTTAGAGAAGGTGCAGATTTACCATGCCTCCCGTGCCATTCTCTTGGCGGATACCAGCCAGCCCCGCAGTGATCAAGACCGCGATGCCCGCACTGTTCTTGCTGCGCTGACCATGGAAAAGCTCAATCCAACGATCTACACCTGTGCTCAGCTTTTGGATCGCAATAACAATGTCCAACTTCAAGCGGCAGGGGTGGAGGATGTGGTTGTAGCTGATGAAATGACAGGTCACCTCATTGGCAATGCAGTGCGCAATCAAGGGGCGATGGACGTCTTTGCGGAGCTGCTGACGGTACAGGTGGGGAACCAATTTTATCGGCTGCCTTTGCCGTCAACGCTGGCAGGCAAAACCTTTTGGTATGCGCAACGACACCTTAAGGAGCAGGACGATGCTCTCCTGATAGCTGTGGAACGTCGCGTTGAGGGGCGTCGCCAAACGTATATTAATCCACCGATGAACTATGAGTTGCAGGTGGGGGATTACGTGGTTGTGATTGCGCGGCAGTCTCCACAGTGGGGATAA
- the clpB gene encoding ATP-dependent chaperone ClpB, producing the protein MQPTDPTKFTDKAWEAIVQSQDVAREYRSQYLETEHVMIALLREEGLGQLILERADIDTEWVLKRLMDFAKQQPRVPAGSELYCGRSLDALLDEANRLRQEEEDQFISIEHLLLAFVGDRRIGQRLFRALNCDREQLAATVKAIRGAQKVLDQNPENKYAALEKYGRDLTEAARQGKLDPVIGRDEEIRRVIQVLSRRTKNNPVLIGEPGVGKTAIAEGLAQRIINGDVPESLKNRRLISLDLGSLVAGAKFRGDFEDRLKAVLHEVTHSEGQIVLFIDELHTVVGAGANQNSSMDASNLLKPMLARGELRCIGATTLDEYRKYIEKDAALERRFQQVYIGQPSVEDTISILRGLKDRYEIHHNVKITDSALVAAAMLSDRYISDRYLPDKAIDLVDEAAAKLKMEITTKPAELEALERRLRQLEMERLSLKQEESLPLSQAPLQATRDRLQRIEAEIAQLQPRQQAMQARWQAEKELLERINSLKEEEDQVKLQIEQAERDYNLNKAAQLKYGRLETLQRELEATEAQLLELQAAGGTFLRDQVTEADIAEIVAKWTGIPLQKLMASERQKLLQLEQVLHQRVIGQTDAVAAVAAAIRRARAGMKDPARPIGSFLFMGPTGVGKTELARALAEALFDDENALVRIDMSEYMEKHAVSRMIGAPPGYVGFDSGGQLTEAIRRRPYAVVLFDEVEKAHPEVFNVLLQVLDDGRITDSQGRTVDFRNTVIIMTSNLGSEHILDLAVDDSRYEEMRQRVLQSAQKYFRPEFLNRIDDVILFHGLGRTELAQIAQIQLRRVEKLLADQKLHLHLTPAALDHLVAVGFDPVYGARPLKRAIQRELENPLAVKLLEEVFTPGDTILVDLVGSELTFSAVSPAGTGDRHTVSAS; encoded by the coding sequence ATGCAACCAACGGATCCAACAAAGTTTACTGATAAGGCATGGGAAGCCATTGTTCAGTCCCAGGATGTGGCACGGGAATATCGCAGCCAATACCTGGAAACAGAGCACGTCATGATTGCCCTACTGCGGGAAGAGGGACTGGGTCAACTGATTCTTGAGCGGGCGGATATTGACACCGAATGGGTGCTCAAGCGGCTGATGGATTTTGCTAAGCAACAGCCGCGCGTTCCCGCAGGCAGCGAACTCTACTGTGGTCGCAGTTTGGATGCGCTCCTTGATGAGGCCAATCGCCTCCGCCAAGAGGAAGAGGATCAATTCATTTCCATTGAGCATCTTTTACTGGCTTTTGTGGGCGATCGCCGCATTGGTCAACGTCTTTTCCGGGCCCTAAATTGCGATCGCGAGCAGTTGGCTGCCACCGTCAAAGCCATTCGCGGTGCCCAAAAAGTTTTAGATCAAAACCCCGAAAATAAATACGCTGCCCTTGAAAAGTACGGTCGTGATCTCACCGAAGCTGCCCGCCAAGGCAAACTGGATCCCGTCATTGGCCGCGATGAAGAAATTCGCCGCGTTATTCAAGTTCTCTCCCGCCGCACGAAAAATAATCCCGTTCTCATTGGTGAACCGGGTGTTGGTAAAACCGCCATTGCTGAAGGTCTTGCCCAGCGGATTATCAACGGCGATGTGCCAGAATCCCTAAAAAATCGGCGCTTGATTTCCCTCGACCTGGGGAGTCTGGTGGCGGGTGCCAAGTTTCGCGGTGACTTTGAAGATCGCCTCAAGGCTGTTCTTCACGAAGTCACCCATTCCGAAGGTCAAATTGTTCTTTTTATTGATGAACTGCACACAGTTGTTGGCGCTGGTGCCAATCAAAACTCGTCGATGGATGCCAGCAACCTACTTAAACCGATGTTGGCGCGGGGAGAGCTGCGCTGCATTGGCGCCACCACCCTAGATGAATATCGCAAATACATTGAGAAAGATGCTGCCTTAGAACGCCGCTTTCAGCAGGTGTATATTGGCCAGCCCAGTGTTGAGGATACGATCTCAATTTTGCGCGGCCTCAAGGATCGCTACGAAATTCACCACAACGTTAAAATTACCGATTCGGCATTGGTGGCCGCGGCCATGCTTTCGGATCGGTATATTAGCGATCGCTACCTCCCCGATAAGGCCATTGACCTCGTGGATGAGGCAGCCGCCAAGCTAAAAATGGAAATCACCACCAAGCCCGCTGAACTGGAAGCCCTTGAGCGGCGCCTGCGGCAACTGGAAATGGAAAGACTGTCCCTCAAACAGGAGGAGAGCCTGCCCCTCAGCCAAGCACCACTACAGGCCACTCGCGATCGCCTGCAGCGCATCGAAGCGGAAATTGCCCAACTGCAGCCGCGACAACAGGCCATGCAAGCCCGCTGGCAAGCAGAAAAAGAACTGCTGGAGCGCATCAACAGCCTCAAGGAAGAAGAAGACCAAGTGAAGTTGCAAATTGAGCAAGCAGAGCGGGACTACAACCTCAACAAAGCCGCGCAACTCAAATATGGTCGTTTAGAAACCCTCCAACGGGAACTGGAGGCCACCGAAGCACAACTTTTGGAACTTCAAGCCGCAGGTGGCACCTTTTTGCGCGATCAAGTCACCGAAGCTGACATTGCCGAAATTGTTGCCAAGTGGACGGGAATTCCCCTGCAAAAACTCATGGCCTCAGAACGCCAAAAACTCCTGCAGCTGGAACAAGTCCTCCATCAGCGGGTGATTGGTCAAACCGATGCCGTGGCCGCCGTGGCCGCTGCCATCCGCCGCGCCCGAGCTGGCATGAAAGACCCTGCCCGTCCCATTGGTTCATTCCTCTTTATGGGACCCACAGGCGTTGGCAAAACGGAACTGGCCCGTGCCCTTGCCGAAGCCCTCTTTGATGATGAAAATGCCTTGGTGCGCATTGATATGTCGGAGTACATGGAAAAACATGCCGTCTCCCGCATGATTGGCGCACCGCCGGGATATGTTGGCTTTGACAGTGGCGGTCAACTCACCGAAGCTATCCGCCGTCGTCCCTATGCCGTGGTTCTGTTTGACGAGGTGGAAAAAGCCCATCCCGAGGTTTTTAATGTGCTCTTGCAGGTGCTGGATGATGGCCGCATTACTGATTCCCAAGGGCGGACGGTGGACTTCCGCAACACTGTGATCATTATGACCAGTAACCTGGGCAGCGAGCATATCTTAGATTTGGCAGTGGATGACAGCCGCTATGAGGAAATGCGGCAACGGGTGCTCCAAAGTGCCCAAAAGTATTTTCGCCCCGAATTTCTCAACCGCATTGATGACGTGATTCTCTTCCACGGGCTAGGGCGGACGGAACTGGCTCAGATTGCCCAAATTCAACTGCGACGGGTGGAAAAACTCCTTGCGGATCAAAAACTTCACCTGCACCTCACCCCAGCAGCGCTCGATCATTTAGTGGCGGTGGGCTTTGATCCAGTCTATGGGGCACGTCCTCTCAAGCGCGCCATTCAACGGGAATTGGAGAACCCTCTGGCCGTGAAGCTTCTTGAGGAGGTCTTTACCCCTGGCGATACGATTTTGGTGGATTTGGTGGGTAGTGAGTTGACCTTTAGTGCAGTCAGCCCTGCGGGGACAGGCGATCGCCACACCGTCAGCGCCTCCTAA
- a CDS encoding Ycf34 family protein — translation MCICVNCALVDRCTTYHAVEAQHQQPHLTLTPDFDPIEPTINVNIRTQGEEIQLEWDVVSCASFVEEQGRWAKLRPGELIPT, via the coding sequence ATGTGTATTTGTGTTAACTGCGCCCTGGTGGATCGCTGCACCACTTATCATGCGGTTGAAGCGCAGCACCAGCAGCCCCATTTGACCCTGACGCCAGACTTTGACCCGATTGAGCCAACAATCAATGTGAATATCCGCACCCAAGGGGAAGAAATTCAATTGGAGTGGGATGTGGTCAGCTGTGCGAGTTTCGTCGAAGAACAGGGACGGTGGGCAAAACTGCGTCCAGGAGAACTGATTCCCACTTAG